A window of Deltaproteobacteria bacterium PRO3 genomic DNA:
CCTCGACGTCAACTTCGCCTCGATGATGAATTCCCTGGGCCGCGAGATCCGGCACCTCTGGGAGCACGGCACCGAGGAGAGCCGTTTCACCGCCCTAAGCCTATGGACGCGCTACAACGGCCTCCACCGCTGGATCGAAGCCAATTACACCGAAGGCACGATGAACTTTCTGCTCTTGGAGCCGCCGCACCGCCTACTCGGGACGACCGCGGAGGCGCTGCCCGCCCTGCTCCAAGACATGGAAAACCGCGCCCGCGCCTCCGACGACCCCAACGCCGGCGCCGCGCGCCTGAGCATGGTTGCTCAGGCCTACGCCTCCGGCGGCGACATGGAGACCTGTGCGGCCATCCTGCGCGGCGTCGAGGGCAGCATCGCCGCCCACCCGGCCAACGAGGGCAACCCCTTCGCCTCGCGCGCCCTGATCCTGGGCGCCTTCTCCGGCGCGGGCATGAGCGACCTATTGGGCGACTACGTCGACGGCTGGATCGCCGCGGACCGGGCGGCGCTTCGCGAGGCGCGGCCGCGCGACCGGGCGCACCTGCTTTCCGAGACGCTGCAGGACTGGGCCTCGTTGATGTCCGGACTGTCCGAGATCGGCCGGCCCGAGATGGCCTCGCGGGTCTTCGCCGCCCTGGACGCCGAGATGGCCCCGCTCACTCCCGAGAGCCGCGCCCGCGTCTACCGCGAGATCCTGCCTCACATGCACGGGGCCCAGCGCGAGGAGATCCTCAACCGGGTTCGCGACCTGATCGGCTCGGACGCCGAGCGCAGCGAACCGCTCTCCGTCGATGCCCGCGTCCAGCTCAACGCGATCCTGGGCGAATTTTCCGCGGACCCCTTCGAGATTCAGGGCGCCTTCACCGCGCTCACTTCGATCGTCCGCCACGAACGCCCTTCGCCCGAGATGCTGGTCGAGATCCACCGCTACCGCCTGGCCCTGCGTAACCACATCCACGACCTCGTCCGCGCCCACCCGGACCGCTTGGTCGAGGGCAGCGACATCCGCGAGATGTGGCTCTGGGTCGACGGCTACGGCGGGCGCGACGGCGGCAGCAACGCCATCGTCGACGAGCTGACCGAGGCGCGGCGCGCCCTGCTGAACCGCTTGAGCGGCGCCGCCGGTCCGGGCGAGCGCCGCCGCATCCTGACCCTCCTGGGCGACAGCTTCCGCGAGGGCATGCGGATGCGCCTGCACGGCAACGACTACGGCCTGCAGGCCTTCGTCGACCAGCACCTCGAGATGATCCGTGCCCTGCGACCCGCGGAACGGCCCTCGGTCTTTGCCGAGTCCCTCCAGTTCCTCAATCAGATGGAAGTCGACCGCATGCGCGCCCGCGGCCGCGAGGTCGACAGCTTCCGCAACGTCTATTACGACACGATGACGGCGGCGCTACCCTCGCTGATCGCCGACATCCCCGCCGGCCCCGAGCGGCGAAGCGCGATTTTACAGTTCACCCGCGCCCTCTCCCAGGCCCGCGAAGCGGAAGAACGCCGCTTGCGCACGGCCGAGCGCGCCTTGGTCGCGGTCCGGGCCACCACCGCCTACCACTGGGCGATGGAGCACGGCTTTGAAAGCACTTTCCTCTGCCGCAATGAGATCGAAACCGTCGACGCGCTGCGACCCACGGTGGAATCCATGCGCCGCATGGAGACCAGCCTCTGGAACCAATTCGCCGAGGGCGAGTCCATCCCCGAGGCGCGCCGGGTCTACGAGGGCTTCGCGCGCGCGATGAGCCTCACCGTCGAGGGACGCAGCGGCGAGGCCCGCGCCGCGATGACGGCCTATTACTCCGACCCCGAGGTCCAGGCCTTCCTGCGCTCCGACCCGGCCGGCGACGCGCACCGCGCCGAGGCCCAGGCCCAGATCCAGCAGCTGCTGGACGTCTCCGCGACCATCTTGAACGGCGAGGCGGGGGCGCGCTTCGACCGCACGCTGCGCATCGTCCGGGGCCTCGCCCGCATCCGCCTGCACACCCTGCGGGCCGAAGGCGAGGAATACCCCTACGACATCGGCACCATCGACCGCATGACGATGGAGCTGCCGCGCTTTTTGGCGACCCTGCCGCCCGACCGCATGCCGCAGACCTTCGAGGCGGCCCTGCAGCTCTTCGGCGCCGCGAACGAGGGCAACGCCCGTTTAGTGAGCGAATACAACGGCGCGATCAACCGCATCCCGGTCCAGCGCGTGGGCGAGGACGGCGCCGGCCGCACCGGCTCGGTCTGGGGCCTGATCCGGGCGATGGAACACATCGGCGACCCCGGCGGCGCCGAGCGCGCCTTCGCGGCCCTGCAGCTGGTGGTCGCCGACGACACCGATTGGGACCTACTCAGCATGGAAGGCCGGGGCGACTTAGGTCCCGCCCTGCAGGATTTTTGCGACATCATCCTCGAGGAGGGCACAAACGTCTCCCCCGACCTGCGCCAGCGCGTCGCCGACTACCGCGCGCGCATCCCGGAAGAAGAGGAATGGGGGCATTTCCTGCGCCAGACCTTCAACTGGCAGCTCGCCGTCGACATCGGCCTGATGGCCCTCTCCGGCGGCATCGGCGGCATGGCGCGCGCCGCGGTCTCCCGCATCGTCATCGGCCTGGCCGAGCGCGCCGCCCTGCGCATGGTCTCGACCACGGCGATCCGCATGACCATGATGGCCGGGCGCGGCATCGCCTACGTCGGCGGCCACGTCGCCTCCGGCGTCACCTTCAATCTGATCCACGCCTCCACCTCGGCCCTGATTCTCAACCGGCCGATGGACAATCCCTTCGCCTCCGGCCTGCGGATGAGCGCCGACAGCATGATCAACGACCCGATCTCGATGATGCTGTTCAGCTCGATCCCCGGCCCCAGCAGCATGGTCGGCCGCTTCCTCTACCGCCAGGTGGCGACGGCGATCACCTTCCAGATCTCGCAAAACATCCGCTACCACGCCGAGCGCGGCGCCCGCGATCTGCTGGACAGCGACTTCCACCGCGCCGTCGAGCGCCGCGAGCACATGCGCGCCATGTGGGAGGCGACGGGCGACCGTTATTATCTGGAAAGGTTCGAGACGGCCGAGCGCAGCGTCACCGAGATCATCGGCCACGAACCGGACAACTCGGTGCGAGGCATCATGCTCAACATCGGCATGAACATCGGCCAAGCCGGCGCCGACCACGTCATGGGCACGCACCACTGGGCGGGACATTTCGGCTTGGAAGAAGCCCCGCGCGCCGCGGCGGAGCGCCCCGGCGCGCCGCGCAGCGAGGCCGAGCGAACCGCGCGCCGCGAACACCACGTTTCCCTGGCCGACGCCCTGGCGAACGCCCGCTCCGAGCGTCTCGGCAGCGGCCGCGAGGCGGCCGGCGGCCCCTACCGCGGCGGCGCCGAGGAAGGCCCCGCGCGCGAAGCGGCCGCCCGCCGCGCGGGTGAGGAACGGGCCTTCTTCCGTGAGCTGGTCGACCTCGACGCCTATGAGCATTACTCCCCCGAGAGCCTGGACGCGATCGTCGACCACGTCGCCCGCCGCTTCGACCCCCACGGCGAGCCGCCGGCCCTCAACGAGGCCTCTCGCCGCTTTATCCGGTTCTTCCTCACCCATGTAAACCCCGAGCACGCCAACCGGGTCGGACCCGAGGGCCTCGCCAC
This region includes:
- a CDS encoding aldehyde dehydrogenase family protein: MTSISSGSGPVTGPLGEVTGTSTSATAADRPAEAAPVAARDGAGDAAALARTEAARTEAPGSGMTEGPRLELQQWASRLSDLSRELETLPPGSAEANARLAEIRQHLTRLAALQSRVEEGLRSGPAALAQDYLLLLSSSRNALAFLNAHRSDPGSEAFAAEATLIGGLQSRRDRSLASLRTLAAERLLPSLSVAADAEPSEQQVSDYRLLLRINGVLGEAELETVRLSRDLTTAYAAHTHPDTVAAGGELPDYLRSSFFRELDPNPPRTGEAPAAHSPDAEFPEGHPMRDLYRTLWEHRGEAFSESDANRLIQQLQSLRGELTEGGRYANFVSGSNRGNLTASLETLERLLRNDPRRVTEEDVLHMERPLHLLGTLEYQAQLQSSAGTTTRGRIGLYWRLYEEYRRLGNGEAARGCLYNIYQTSQMNLLPENRTNGLSEADRQAILVRFLEAYVGTGRLDVNFASMMNSLGREIRHLWEHGTEESRFTALSLWTRYNGLHRWIEANYTEGTMNFLLLEPPHRLLGTTAEALPALLQDMENRARASDDPNAGAARLSMVAQAYASGGDMETCAAILRGVEGSIAAHPANEGNPFASRALILGAFSGAGMSDLLGDYVDGWIAADRAALREARPRDRAHLLSETLQDWASLMSGLSEIGRPEMASRVFAALDAEMAPLTPESRARVYREILPHMHGAQREEILNRVRDLIGSDAERSEPLSVDARVQLNAILGEFSADPFEIQGAFTALTSIVRHERPSPEMLVEIHRYRLALRNHIHDLVRAHPDRLVEGSDIREMWLWVDGYGGRDGGSNAIVDELTEARRALLNRLSGAAGPGERRRILTLLGDSFREGMRMRLHGNDYGLQAFVDQHLEMIRALRPAERPSVFAESLQFLNQMEVDRMRARGREVDSFRNVYYDTMTAALPSLIADIPAGPERRSAILQFTRALSQAREAEERRLRTAERALVAVRATTAYHWAMEHGFESTFLCRNEIETVDALRPTVESMRRMETSLWNQFAEGESIPEARRVYEGFARAMSLTVEGRSGEARAAMTAYYSDPEVQAFLRSDPAGDAHRAEAQAQIQQLLDVSATILNGEAGARFDRTLRIVRGLARIRLHTLRAEGEEYPYDIGTIDRMTMELPRFLATLPPDRMPQTFEAALQLFGAANEGNARLVSEYNGAINRIPVQRVGEDGAGRTGSVWGLIRAMEHIGDPGGAERAFAALQLVVADDTDWDLLSMEGRGDLGPALQDFCDIILEEGTNVSPDLRQRVADYRARIPEEEEWGHFLRQTFNWQLAVDIGLMALSGGIGGMARAAVSRIVIGLAERAALRMVSTTAIRMTMMAGRGIAYVGGHVASGVTFNLIHASTSALILNRPMDNPFASGLRMSADSMINDPISMMLFSSIPGPSSMVGRFLYRQVATAITFQISQNIRYHAERGARDLLDSDFHRAVERREHMRAMWEATGDRYYLERFETAERSVTEIIGHEPDNSVRGIMLNIGMNIGQAGADHVMGTHHWAGHFGLEEAPRAAAERPGAPRSEAERTARREHHVSLADALANARSERLGSGREAAGGPYRGGAEEGPAREAAARRAGEERAFFRELVDLDAYEHYSPESLDAIVDHVARRFDPHGEPPALNEASRRFIRFFLTHVNPEHANRVGPEGLATLIEAAMGRPVIPERPAERSTERPADDGTRLDLSGVRRLDLEGGRRILRDPRIDERIRDRESSPETELGLRMMADEATAEAMAHLDDLLRGADPETLRTAEGRERFLRGYREAREHLEANPDALGGLRPHEALAALIGREGGEDLPSAARRLVAGEIRLRPRSAAEHGLLPPGVHADSPLRRLVAEELTARHQETALREAARAVEHARREVRELTALLGAREGDPRFAPLESQTRDIRVRLEAAQRRVAEVRERIRELRRAERELSRRGLDPERRRELSAEANRLPFGLASYAFTRSIRTAHELAQRLEVGMLWINQPALPSAEMPFGGVKDSGYGTEGGPEALGRLIAPPLFPITLDRWPMPVEVVPYGGPELEVGPFRLRVRAQRRQP